One window from the genome of Gimesia aquarii encodes:
- a CDS encoding arylsulfatase produces MRSILYLLTFISTLLVSLTNCLAEDPAIVKPNIVLVITDDQGYGDIAAHGNAKIKTPHLDQLYQKSLRLTNFHVDPTCAPTRSALMTGRYSTRTGVWHTIMGRSLMDTNEVTLAEVLKSNGYQTGLFGKWHLGDNYPLRPQDQGFDTVVQHGGGGVGQTPDHWQNDYFDDTYLRKGNPEKFQGYCTDIWFDEALKFIDANKSKPFFAYISTNAPHSPYLVDEKYSAPYNGQGIPGNMAPFYGMITNIDDNIGRLLNRLKEWGLEENTILIFMTDNGTAAGVHRPKPKDLSKKQQRRLSRGKPIVLDTWLGYNAGMRGTKGSEYDGGHRVPCYFYWPKGKLSGGRDINQLTAHIDILPTLAELCNLTISSELKLDGTSLVPILNGSKDELRKRTLLVHSQRIESPEKWRKSSVMSERWRLVNEKELYDIQADPGQSKNVAADYPGVVKYLTAEYEKWWSSLAPTFDRYVAIGIGSKFENPSHLTCHDWHAPINQVPWNHRLIAKNPVANGFWIVDVNEPGTYEITLRCRPESAYHPLKKGIARIRLGDQKQEQKVSEGDLSTTFILKLSRGQKKLQTWLDEGNGVSRGAFFVEIFRKE; encoded by the coding sequence ATGCGATCAATTCTGTACCTTTTGACTTTCATCTCGACCCTATTGGTCTCATTGACCAACTGCCTCGCAGAAGATCCAGCAATTGTAAAACCCAATATTGTTCTGGTCATCACTGACGATCAGGGATACGGGGATATTGCCGCGCATGGCAATGCGAAGATCAAAACTCCTCATCTGGATCAGCTCTATCAAAAGAGCCTGCGATTAACGAATTTCCATGTGGACCCGACTTGTGCACCCACACGATCAGCGCTGATGACCGGCCGCTATTCAACGCGTACCGGAGTCTGGCATACCATCATGGGGCGTTCTCTGATGGACACCAATGAAGTCACGCTGGCAGAAGTGCTGAAGAGTAATGGTTATCAAACTGGCTTATTTGGAAAATGGCATCTGGGTGATAATTATCCATTGCGACCACAGGATCAAGGGTTTGATACGGTTGTACAACATGGAGGCGGCGGTGTCGGACAGACTCCCGACCATTGGCAAAACGATTATTTCGACGATACCTATCTCCGCAAAGGCAACCCGGAAAAATTCCAGGGCTATTGTACTGACATCTGGTTTGATGAAGCCTTGAAGTTTATCGACGCAAATAAATCGAAGCCATTTTTTGCTTACATTTCTACGAATGCACCTCATAGCCCATATCTGGTCGATGAAAAATACAGTGCCCCTTATAACGGGCAAGGTATACCGGGTAATATGGCTCCCTTTTATGGAATGATTACGAATATCGACGATAACATCGGTCGTTTACTCAATCGACTGAAAGAATGGGGCCTCGAAGAGAATACCATCTTGATCTTTATGACGGATAATGGAACAGCGGCTGGAGTCCATCGTCCGAAACCCAAAGATCTTTCCAAAAAACAACAACGTCGACTCTCCAGAGGCAAACCAATTGTTCTCGACACCTGGCTCGGTTACAACGCAGGTATGCGCGGTACAAAAGGCTCTGAATATGATGGTGGCCACCGGGTTCCCTGTTATTTCTATTGGCCTAAGGGAAAGCTTTCTGGTGGACGTGATATTAACCAACTCACTGCGCACATTGATATCCTCCCCACACTGGCGGAACTTTGTAATCTGACCATATCCAGTGAATTGAAACTGGACGGTACCAGCCTGGTCCCTATTCTAAATGGTAGTAAAGACGAGTTGCGAAAACGCACATTGCTCGTTCACTCTCAACGAATTGAATCTCCCGAAAAATGGAGAAAAAGTTCTGTCATGAGTGAACGTTGGAGATTGGTCAATGAAAAAGAACTCTACGATATTCAGGCTGATCCTGGACAAAGCAAAAACGTCGCCGCTGATTATCCAGGTGTTGTAAAATATCTTACCGCTGAATATGAAAAATGGTGGAGTAGTTTGGCTCCCACGTTTGATCGTTATGTCGCAATTGGTATTGGATCAAAATTTGAAAACCCCTCACATCTGACTTGTCATGATTGGCACGCTCCCATTAATCAAGTCCCCTGGAACCATCGATTGATTGCCAAGAATCCTGTAGCCAATGGGTTCTGGATTGTTGATGTAAACGAACCAGGCACCTATGAAATCACACTCCGCTGTCGTCCTGAATCGGCATATCACCCGTTGAAAAAAGGTATTGCCCGTATTCGATTGGGAGACCAGAAACAGGAACAAAAAGTGTCGGAAGGAGATCTTTCGACGACTTTTATATTGAAACTTTCACGAGGGCAAAAAAAACTACAAACCTGGCTGGATGAAGGCAATGGTGTTTCACGCGGCGCCTTCTTCGTAGAAATTTTCCGCAAAGAATGA
- a CDS encoding glycosyltransferase family 87 protein, whose amino-acid sequence MNPFSQNPLYSQSPLVEEMSGAIWLKRALILWGILWIAVSVKFIIQPEKKSVYPCFADSSLNWWADRSLYDNEHQQTGFRYSPTFALAFTPFAVLPATIGGILWSALNIALLVYALRLLVKEVFPGSWPKWQEACFLTLSLAGCTRAIWSAQSNSLVFALAVFAVVSIKKERWWVAAIILATAVHIKLWPAALALLLMARFPKQLMGRFATACVLLIFPPFLTRPLPVVIQQYQDWYTLLTGPYRTLRQAGLRDAYTIAEQFGTYVDDRVYTLLQLGMAGLALFWCLRLAKVANSNQTYFTGVLTTWVCWQLLVGPGTERLTFLLAAPIASWALIVSVKEHCHPVLAATAWLMLIPLGTGGIERLLLPLASWSPAILPLGIIPLMAWQFIYIESRAHKDLTNQIDEQDDFQKQQTSFAA is encoded by the coding sequence ATGAATCCATTCTCGCAAAATCCATTGTATTCTCAATCTCCTCTTGTCGAAGAAATGTCAGGAGCCATCTGGCTTAAAAGGGCATTGATTTTGTGGGGAATCCTCTGGATTGCTGTCAGCGTGAAATTTATCATTCAACCAGAGAAAAAATCTGTTTATCCCTGCTTTGCAGATTCTTCCCTCAACTGGTGGGCCGATCGCAGTCTCTACGATAATGAACATCAACAAACGGGCTTTCGATATAGTCCGACATTTGCACTCGCCTTTACACCTTTCGCCGTACTGCCTGCAACTATCGGCGGCATCCTTTGGTCTGCACTGAATATCGCCTTACTTGTATATGCACTGCGGTTATTGGTGAAAGAAGTCTTTCCAGGTAGCTGGCCGAAATGGCAGGAAGCCTGTTTTCTGACTCTGAGTTTAGCTGGATGCACGCGCGCCATCTGGTCTGCTCAAAGCAATTCACTTGTGTTTGCATTGGCGGTCTTCGCTGTGGTGTCCATTAAGAAAGAGCGCTGGTGGGTCGCTGCCATTATTCTAGCGACAGCAGTACATATTAAACTCTGGCCAGCCGCACTCGCGTTATTATTAATGGCTCGGTTTCCCAAGCAATTGATGGGACGATTTGCAACAGCTTGTGTGCTCTTGATCTTCCCCCCTTTCTTAACGCGTCCTCTTCCAGTTGTCATTCAACAATATCAGGACTGGTACACTCTGTTAACAGGCCCCTACCGTACACTCAGGCAAGCAGGATTGCGCGACGCTTATACAATTGCCGAACAGTTTGGTACGTACGTAGATGATCGTGTCTATACTCTCTTACAATTGGGAATGGCGGGACTAGCATTATTTTGGTGCCTCAGACTTGCCAAGGTAGCAAATTCCAATCAAACCTATTTCACAGGTGTTCTCACTACCTGGGTTTGCTGGCAATTACTGGTCGGCCCCGGAACGGAAAGGCTGACCTTTTTACTGGCTGCTCCCATTGCAAGCTGGGCGTTGATTGTAAGCGTAAAAGAGCATTGCCATCCCGTGCTGGCAGCTACCGCCTGGCTCATGCTGATTCCACTGGGAACCGGTGGTATAGAACGCCTGCTTCTACCACTCGCCTCCTGGTCCCCTGCGATCTTACCGTTAGGGATCATACCTCTCATGGCGTGGCAGTTTATTTACATCGAAAGTCGGGCTCATAAAGACCTGACCAACCAAATTGACGAACAAGATGATTTTCAGAAGCAACAAACTTCGTTCGCAGCCTGA
- a CDS encoding glycosyltransferase family 2 protein: MAELAVIITTYNWPKALDAVLTGYLAQQRPPDELIIADDGSTDETKAIIDVFREQASFPVKHVWHADQGFRAGAIRNRAIQSSQADYIVFTDGDCIPTPSFLQQHYSLAEQGWFLSGNRILLSQNFSKEILQQKTPVSTWSLKQWFRARQRKQINRVSPLFRVPLGRWYRRRLARQWEGAKTCNLSVWKEDLLAINGFDEDYTGWGMEDSDLVLRLIRNGIYHKDARFAASVFHLWHSENSRDQLEENQRRLQQLIETDRIQARVGIEQASSA; encoded by the coding sequence ATGGCTGAGTTAGCTGTAATTATTACGACTTATAATTGGCCCAAAGCATTGGACGCAGTCTTAACAGGATATCTCGCTCAACAGCGACCTCCCGATGAATTGATCATTGCCGATGATGGATCAACGGATGAAACCAAGGCAATTATAGATGTGTTTCGTGAACAAGCCTCTTTCCCAGTAAAACATGTCTGGCATGCAGACCAGGGATTTCGAGCAGGTGCCATTCGAAACAGAGCAATTCAAAGTTCTCAAGCGGACTACATTGTATTCACAGACGGGGATTGTATCCCTACTCCCTCATTTTTACAGCAGCATTACAGTCTGGCAGAGCAAGGATGGTTTTTATCAGGAAATCGAATCTTGCTCTCACAGAATTTCTCAAAAGAAATTCTTCAGCAAAAAACTCCAGTCTCCACGTGGAGTCTGAAGCAATGGTTTCGTGCGCGCCAACGCAAACAGATCAATCGTGTCTCACCGTTATTTCGAGTTCCACTTGGGCGTTGGTATCGGCGACGTTTGGCCCGACAGTGGGAAGGGGCAAAAACCTGTAATCTTTCGGTCTGGAAGGAAGATCTGCTGGCGATCAATGGTTTTGATGAAGATTACACAGGTTGGGGAATGGAAGACTCTGATTTGGTATTACGACTCATTAGAAATGGGATCTATCACAAAGATGCACGTTTCGCTGCGTCGGTCTTCCACTTATGGCATTCTGAAAACTCTCGTGATCAGTTAGAAGAGAATCAAAGGCGTTTACAGCAATTGATTGAGACAGATCGCATCCAGGCCCGGGTTGGTATTGAACAGGCTTCGTCTGCCTGA
- a CDS encoding glycosyltransferase family 2 protein, whose translation MSLSIIVIVKNEESSIRECLTSVIWADEIIVLDSGSTDQTLTICKEFTDKVYETDWPGFGPQKNRALQYATKDWVLSIDADERISYDLQTEIKRIIQISGRYDAYTMPRRSNYCGRYMKHSGWWPDRVVRLFRRGKARFSDDLVHERIIVDGKTGKLKEPIIHESLLTVEQILNTMNSYSTAGAKMLAEEKQKSGLTKAILHGLWTFIRTYFLRAGFLDGKEGFMLAISNAEGTYYRYLKLMVINRENQEEIR comes from the coding sequence ATGTCGTTATCGATTATTGTCATTGTAAAAAACGAAGAGTCTTCAATTCGGGAGTGTTTGACTTCGGTTATCTGGGCGGATGAAATCATAGTGTTGGATTCTGGAAGCACAGATCAGACGCTGACGATTTGCAAGGAATTTACAGATAAAGTCTATGAAACAGACTGGCCCGGTTTTGGCCCACAAAAAAATCGCGCATTACAATACGCCACTAAGGATTGGGTACTCTCAATCGATGCAGATGAGCGCATTTCTTACGACTTACAAACAGAGATTAAACGCATTATTCAGATCTCAGGTCGCTATGATGCCTATACAATGCCTCGCCGCTCTAATTATTGTGGTCGCTATATGAAACATAGTGGTTGGTGGCCGGATCGTGTCGTGCGGCTCTTTCGCAGGGGAAAAGCACGTTTCAGCGATGATTTGGTTCATGAGCGGATCATCGTGGATGGAAAAACCGGAAAACTGAAAGAGCCGATCATTCATGAGTCATTGCTGACTGTGGAACAGATATTGAATACGATGAATTCGTACTCAACTGCCGGAGCGAAAATGCTGGCTGAAGAAAAACAGAAATCAGGGCTCACAAAAGCAATTCTACATGGTCTGTGGACGTTTATCCGAACGTATTTTTTACGTGCTGGTTTTCTTGATGGAAAAGAGGGATTTATGCTGGCTATCTCGAATGCAGAAGGGACCTATTATCGTTATTTGAAATTGATGGTCATCAACCGCGAAAATCAGGAAGAAATCCGTTAA
- a CDS encoding PfkB family carbohydrate kinase, translating into MSYHLINTIQKLGNPKILVLGDLILDRYIWGNAERISQEAPVILLREDTQEVRLGGAANVANMLIGLESQVTMAGVVGNDFDGMAVREALSEKGVNCSPMILDASRPTTVKQRFMGRAQQRHPHQILRVDREETTPLDQPTSESLLNLVLPMISDHQAILVSDYAKGVCTPEVLACVLEEARRLEVPVIVDPCPGRDYQIYSGATAITPNRLESSRAVGFDVNSCDDAFRAGKQLCRELNLDYAFVTLDSDGIALTQADGVTELLPTRKREVYDITGAGDMVLATIGVGSAAGINPIDLARLANVAGGLEVEQIGVVTISREEMLADLLMGARVTSEKVLSLEELKRHVMARQKLGQKVVLTNGCFDVMHVGHVTYLEQAAAEGDCLIVAVNSDDSVRSLEKGPDRPIFGESHRASMLAALEGIDYVVIFEETTPCELLRQLKPDLLVKGGTYEKEEIVGWEIVESYGGEVRALGMTPGISTTQILGTIRRNQESDTVESALIRPIEPPKRKAG; encoded by the coding sequence ATGTCTTACCATTTAATCAATACAATTCAAAAATTAGGGAATCCTAAGATACTCGTCTTGGGAGATTTAATTCTGGATCGGTACATTTGGGGTAATGCTGAACGTATCAGTCAGGAAGCGCCTGTCATCCTGTTACGGGAAGATACTCAGGAGGTTCGGCTGGGTGGCGCGGCGAACGTTGCTAATATGCTGATCGGCCTCGAATCTCAAGTGACCATGGCAGGAGTCGTCGGTAATGATTTCGATGGTATGGCTGTCAGGGAGGCTCTCAGTGAAAAAGGCGTCAATTGCTCGCCCATGATTCTAGATGCCAGTCGACCGACTACTGTGAAACAGCGTTTTATGGGTCGTGCTCAGCAGAGGCATCCTCATCAAATCCTTCGTGTGGATCGCGAAGAGACGACTCCACTTGATCAACCAACGTCAGAATCATTACTCAACTTAGTACTGCCGATGATATCGGATCATCAGGCAATTTTGGTGAGTGATTATGCAAAGGGGGTCTGTACTCCCGAAGTATTAGCTTGTGTGTTAGAAGAAGCAAGAAGGCTTGAAGTGCCTGTGATCGTTGATCCTTGTCCTGGACGCGATTACCAGATCTACTCCGGTGCAACAGCGATTACTCCCAATCGATTGGAATCATCACGGGCAGTTGGTTTTGATGTAAACTCATGTGATGATGCATTCCGGGCGGGAAAACAACTTTGCCGTGAGTTGAACCTGGATTATGCATTTGTCACACTCGACAGTGATGGCATCGCTTTAACCCAAGCCGATGGTGTAACAGAACTCCTGCCGACACGCAAACGAGAGGTCTATGATATCACCGGCGCTGGTGACATGGTACTGGCAACGATCGGTGTCGGAAGTGCTGCCGGAATCAATCCCATTGACCTGGCACGTCTCGCTAATGTAGCCGGAGGTCTGGAGGTAGAACAGATTGGTGTGGTCACGATCAGCCGTGAAGAGATGCTGGCCGACCTGCTGATGGGAGCGCGTGTCACTAGTGAAAAAGTTTTGTCATTAGAAGAGCTTAAACGGCATGTCATGGCGCGTCAAAAGTTGGGACAGAAAGTGGTTTTGACTAACGGCTGTTTTGATGTGATGCATGTAGGGCATGTGACTTATCTGGAGCAGGCAGCCGCTGAAGGAGATTGTCTGATCGTTGCTGTGAATAGTGACGATAGTGTACGGTCTTTAGAGAAAGGTCCAGACCGTCCCATTTTTGGAGAGTCGCACCGTGCTTCTATGTTGGCAGCCTTAGAGGGAATCGACTATGTCGTGATTTTTGAAGAGACGACACCTTGTGAATTACTTCGGCAACTCAAACCGGATTTGTTGGTCAAAGGGGGGACCTACGAGAAAGAAGAAATCGTTGGTTGGGAGATCGTAGAGTCTTATGGAGGCGAAGTCAGGGCTCTTGGAATGACTCCTGGCATTTCGACTACACAGATCTTGGGAACGATCCGTAGGAATCAAGAAAGTGATACTGTTGAGTCTGCATTAATACGACCTATTGAACCTCCGAAACGAAAAGCCGGATGA
- a CDS encoding alkaline phosphatase family protein yields MLKPLVVINVVGLTHEMLGDKTPNLMRLANQGFSRPMGTVLPAVTCSAQSTLLTGLMPREHGIVANGWYFRELAEVMFWKQSNKLVHGQTVYEAAKQRDPAYTTAKLFWWYNMYAPVDWSVTPRPSYPADGRKVFDSYSQPESLKDELQSELGVFPLLRFWGPGADLSSSSWIVDASIKVFQEKKPSLTLVYLPHLDYNLQRLGVRDPAIDQDIRDIDREAGRLIEVAQNTGADVVVLSEYAITNVSKPLHINRILREHGWLQVRKEALGWETLDCGASTAFAVADHQIAHVYIQNSAQITEVKSALEKVDGIEMVLDQGQQAEFGIDHERSGELVAVAAPGAWFTYYFWLDDRVAPDYARTVDIHRKPGYDPVELFVDPQIRFPKLRIANRLAKKKLGFRYYMDLTSLDASLVKGSHGRLPSPGREEAESPVFICSSQSIERDEIPMMAVKDMLLELQFGN; encoded by the coding sequence ATGCTTAAACCTCTGGTTGTCATTAATGTTGTTGGCTTAACACATGAAATGTTAGGAGATAAAACCCCAAACTTAATGCGTCTTGCAAATCAAGGGTTTTCCAGGCCAATGGGTACTGTACTGCCTGCTGTGACTTGTTCCGCTCAGTCCACGCTATTGACTGGACTAATGCCTCGTGAGCATGGAATTGTGGCCAATGGCTGGTATTTCCGTGAATTGGCTGAAGTCATGTTCTGGAAACAGTCAAATAAGCTGGTTCATGGTCAGACAGTTTATGAAGCAGCCAAACAAAGAGATCCCGCTTATACCACTGCGAAACTATTTTGGTGGTATAACATGTATGCTCCTGTAGATTGGTCAGTCACACCTCGTCCCAGTTATCCGGCTGATGGAAGAAAAGTGTTCGATTCTTATAGCCAACCTGAAAGTCTGAAAGACGAATTGCAATCAGAACTGGGAGTCTTTCCCTTATTACGATTTTGGGGGCCTGGTGCTGATCTCTCCAGTTCAAGCTGGATCGTTGATGCTTCAATCAAAGTCTTTCAGGAGAAGAAACCCAGCCTTACTTTAGTATATCTGCCACATCTTGATTATAACCTGCAACGTCTCGGGGTGAGAGATCCTGCCATTGATCAAGATATAAGAGACATTGATCGGGAAGCGGGTAGACTGATTGAAGTCGCTCAGAATACAGGTGCAGATGTCGTTGTACTTTCGGAATACGCGATCACGAATGTTTCAAAGCCATTACACATCAATCGCATTTTGCGAGAACATGGATGGTTACAGGTTCGCAAAGAGGCTTTAGGTTGGGAAACACTCGACTGCGGAGCTTCGACTGCATTTGCTGTAGCCGATCATCAAATTGCTCATGTTTACATTCAAAATTCCGCTCAGATTACTGAGGTCAAATCCGCGCTCGAAAAAGTGGACGGTATTGAAATGGTCCTTGATCAAGGTCAACAAGCGGAATTCGGAATCGACCATGAACGATCTGGTGAATTAGTCGCGGTCGCTGCTCCAGGGGCTTGGTTTACCTACTATTTCTGGCTGGATGATCGAGTTGCCCCTGATTATGCACGAACTGTCGATATCCATCGTAAGCCGGGATATGACCCGGTCGAACTATTTGTTGATCCCCAAATAAGGTTTCCAAAATTACGAATCGCAAATCGTTTAGCCAAAAAAAAGTTAGGCTTTCGTTACTACATGGATCTAACAAGTTTAGATGCGAGCCTCGTCAAAGGGAGTCATGGACGATTACCTTCACCCGGAAGAGAAGAGGCCGAATCTCCTGTTTTTATCTGCTCTTCACAATCGATAGAACGAGATGAGATTCCTATGATGGCAGTCAAGGATATGTTACTCGAATTACAGTTTGGGAATTAA
- the waaF gene encoding lipopolysaccharide heptosyltransferase II codes for MKIAIFLPNWIGDAVMATPALQAIRQQFTGSEIVTIQKPYVADVLEGLDFVDRKIAWETKQKLVPQVRFLNQLRRERFDVAVLFPNSFRSAWMSFLAGIPRRIGISRDSRHWLLTDPIPMKNRSEPHPAIDEYLRIATYLIERSQQEAKVPLPLSRSMSLSVTTAEQKRWQLFLDKQSPEFKSLPMICLNPGGAFGAAKHWPTAHFAELARRIAMELKRSVLVVCGPAEKAEALEIVKQAKHPMVVSLAAEPPHLGLTKAAIRQAALLVSTDSGPRHFAAPFQVPVVTLFGPTHILWSETFYEHGKHLQLDLDCGPCQQRVCPLGHHRCMKDLGANQVFQAVVSLLNQSSTNAA; via the coding sequence ATGAAAATAGCTATTTTTTTACCGAACTGGATCGGTGATGCCGTAATGGCAACACCGGCTTTGCAAGCAATTCGTCAGCAATTTACTGGTTCAGAAATCGTTACGATTCAGAAACCCTATGTTGCCGATGTATTGGAAGGTCTTGACTTTGTTGATCGTAAGATCGCTTGGGAGACCAAGCAAAAGCTCGTTCCTCAAGTCCGCTTTCTCAATCAGTTACGGCGTGAACGGTTTGATGTAGCGGTTCTTTTCCCTAATTCTTTTCGAAGTGCCTGGATGTCATTTTTAGCAGGCATTCCGCGGCGGATTGGTATTAGTCGTGATAGTCGTCATTGGTTATTGACAGATCCAATTCCAATGAAAAATAGATCAGAACCACATCCTGCTATTGATGAATATTTACGTATTGCTACTTACTTAATTGAAAGAAGTCAGCAAGAGGCGAAAGTACCATTGCCTTTATCCCGATCGATGTCACTTTCAGTGACGACTGCCGAACAAAAACGCTGGCAGTTGTTTCTGGATAAACAATCTCCCGAATTCAAAAGTCTTCCTATGATTTGCCTTAATCCAGGAGGCGCTTTTGGTGCAGCTAAGCATTGGCCGACTGCTCATTTTGCAGAGTTAGCGCGGCGGATAGCTATGGAATTGAAACGGTCTGTATTAGTTGTCTGTGGACCTGCCGAAAAAGCAGAGGCCCTCGAGATCGTGAAGCAGGCTAAACACCCAATGGTGGTTTCCCTGGCAGCTGAGCCACCCCATCTGGGACTGACTAAAGCCGCCATTCGACAAGCCGCTTTGTTAGTGTCGACAGATTCAGGTCCACGCCATTTCGCAGCTCCTTTTCAGGTACCAGTAGTCACACTATTTGGACCGACCCATATTTTATGGAGCGAAACATTTTATGAACATGGTAAGCATTTACAGCTCGATTTAGACTGCGGTCCCTGTCAGCAACGGGTTTGTCCTTTAGGTCACCATCGTTGTATGAAAGATCTTGGAGCCAATCAGGTTTTTCAGGCGGTCGTTTCTTTGTTAAATCAATCGAGCACAAACGCGGCCTGA
- a CDS encoding protein kinase family protein, with the protein MKLSDFHSEESSYFKLFDDGATYTKIRCLKEEDLRSVWLIDIPGRGLTTIKRWPINWKLRWKSFFKQSQPQRQISGAWKLLAVGVNTPQPVTPVYRSNHYFQLEMPFIEGSTAFEALKRNPGSSDAELYHIARELGSIVRRLAMSHLRHRDLKLENVVVKSANASQTQPTLWLIDPVGIRFCVSPLQAIVCMLDRLAIQPINESIPLPLSLCIICIRSATQFYSSKKRRLFFRMLRKQLNKSLHPMGTK; encoded by the coding sequence GTGAAATTGTCTGATTTCCATTCCGAAGAGAGTTCCTACTTCAAATTATTCGATGACGGTGCCACTTATACGAAAATTCGCTGTCTTAAAGAAGAAGACTTACGTTCCGTATGGTTAATTGATATTCCCGGACGCGGTTTGACGACAATTAAGCGCTGGCCTATTAACTGGAAGCTACGCTGGAAATCGTTTTTCAAACAATCTCAACCCCAACGACAAATTTCAGGTGCCTGGAAATTATTAGCCGTGGGTGTGAATACACCACAACCGGTGACTCCTGTTTATCGTTCGAATCACTATTTCCAATTGGAAATGCCTTTTATCGAGGGCTCAACTGCATTTGAAGCACTAAAACGAAATCCCGGTTCCTCAGACGCTGAACTGTATCATATTGCGAGAGAACTAGGCTCAATTGTTCGCCGTCTCGCGATGTCCCATCTACGTCATCGAGATCTTAAGCTGGAAAATGTGGTCGTTAAATCAGCCAATGCGTCTCAGACACAGCCCACTTTATGGCTCATAGATCCTGTGGGGATTCGCTTTTGTGTTTCTCCTCTGCAGGCAATCGTCTGCATGCTTGATCGCTTGGCAATTCAACCCATTAATGAGAGCATCCCCTTGCCTCTCTCGCTCTGTATCATTTGTATACGTTCAGCGACTCAATTCTATTCTTCCAAGAAACGCAGACTCTTTTTTCGGATGTTACGTAAGCAGCTCAACAAATCTCTGCATCCGATGGGTACAAAATGA